One segment of Castanea sativa cultivar Marrone di Chiusa Pesio chromosome 3, ASM4071231v1 DNA contains the following:
- the LOC142626803 gene encoding chaperonin 60 subunit beta 4, chloroplastic-like isoform X2 translates to MASSATHISVLYFANPILPKRPSSPSMLNPKAMAKELHLNQDGSTTKKLQAGVDMVAELVGVTLGPKGRNVVLQNKYGPPKIVNDGETVLKEIELEDPLENVGVKLVRQAGARTNDLAGDGSTTSIILAQGLIAEGLKVIAAGMNPVQIARGIEKTAKALVSELKLMSREVEDNELADVAAVSAGNDHAVGNMIADALHQVGKKGVVTIEKGKSTENSLQIVEGMQFDRGYLSPYFVTDRQKMTVEFHNCKLLLVDKKITDPKEMFKILDSAVKEKYPIVIVAEGIEQEALAPVIRNKLRGVLMAAAIKAPAFGERKSLYLDDIAILTGGTVIRDEMGLTLEKAGKEVLGSATKVLITKDSTLLVTDGSTCEAVEKRVSQIQGLVENTEENFQKKILNERIARLSGGIAILQVGAQSQVELKDKQLRIEDALNATKSAIEEGVVVGGGCCLLRLSTKVDGIKQLLDNEEQKIGAEIFRRALYYPARLIAKNAGVNGSVVIEKILSNDNINYGYNAARDCYEDLMKAGIIDPSKVVRCCLEHATSVAKSFLTSSAVVVDIKELEPIPRRPPMPTSAVAHRSLSKFHLNRVQ, encoded by the exons ATGGCATCTTCTGCAACCCATATCTCTGTTCTTTATTTCGCCAACCCAATACTGCCCAAAAGACCTTCCTCACCTTCCATGTTAAACCCAAAAGCCATGGCCAAAGAGCTTCACTTGAACCAAGATGGTTCAACCACAAAAAAGCTTCAG GCAGGGGTGGACATGGTGGCTGAACTTGTTGGGGTGACTTTGGGTCCAAAGGGGAGGAATGTGGTATTGCAGAACAAGTACGGACCTCCAAAAATTGTAAATGATGGTGAAACTGTTCTCAAAGAG aTTGAATTGGAGGACCCTTTGGAGAATGTTGGAGTTAAACTGGTGAGACAAGCTGGTGCCAGAACAAATGACCTTGCTGGTGATGGTTCCACTACATCAATCATTCTTGCTCAGGGTCTAATTGCTGAGGGTTTGAAG GTTATTGCTGCTGGTATGAATCCTGTCCAAATTGCTCGTGGGATTGAGAAGACTGCAAAGGCCCTTGTTTCTGAACTGAAATTAATGTCCAGAGAG GTTGAAGATAATGAGCTTGCAGATGTTGCTGCAGTTAGTGCGGGAAATGATCATGCGGTGGGAAACATGATAGCTGATGCTCTTCATCAAGTGGGAAAGAAGGGTGTAGTGAcaattgaaaaaggaaaaagtaccGAGAACAGTTTACAAATTGTAGAAGGAATGCAATTTGATCGTGGATATTTGTCTCCTTACTTTGTAACTGATCGACAAAAGATGACAGTGGAGTTCCACAATTGCAAG TTACTTTTGGTCGACAAAAAAATCACAGACCCAAAGGAGATGTTTAAAATATTGGACAGTGCAGTTAAAGAGAAGTATCCAATTGTGATAGTTGCAGAGGGCATTGAGCAGGAAGCTCTGGCTCCAGTAATTAGAAATAAGCTCAGGGGTGTGCTGATGGCGGCTGCTATTAAGGCTCCTGCCTTTGGTGAGCGCAAGAGCCTCTACTTAGATGACATCGCCATCTTGACTGGAG GTACTGTAATCAGAGATGAGATGGGTTTGACCCTTGAGAAGGCTGGCAAGGAGGTATTGGGCTCCGCTACCAAGGTTTTGATAACCAAGGATTCTACATTACTAGTCACAGATGGGAGCACTTGTGAAGCGGTTGAAAAGCGGGTTTCTCAAATCCAGGGGCTTGTTGAG AATActgaagaaaattttcaaaagaagataCTAAATGAAAGAATAGCTAGGTTATCAGGGGGAATTGCCATTCTTCAG GTAGGAGCACAATCACAAGTTGAGTTGAAGGATAAACAACTCAGGATTGAAGATGCTTTGAATGCAACCAAG TCAGCAATTGAGGAAGGTGTTGTAGTTGGTGGGGGATGTTGCCTTTTGAGGCTATCTACAAAGGTAGATGGCATCAAACAACTATTGGACAATGAAGAACAGAAG ATTGGAGCTGAGATCTTCCGAAGAGCTTTGTATTATCCTGCAAGACTGATTGCCAAAAATGCAGGTGTAAATGGCAGTGTGGTTATAGAAAAG ATTCTTTCTAATGATAATATTAACTATGGGTACAACGCTGCAAGAGACTGTTATGAGGATTTGATGAAGGCAGGAATTATAGATCCATCAAAG
- the LOC142626803 gene encoding chaperonin 60 subunit beta 4, chloroplastic-like isoform X4, with translation MASSATHISVLYFANPILPKRPSSPSMLNPKAMAKELHLNQDGSTTKKLQAGVDMVAELVGVTLGPKGRNVVLQNKYGPPKIVNDGETVLKEIELEDPLENVGVKLVRQAGARTNDLAGDGSTTSIILAQGLIAEGLKVIAAGMNPVQIARGIEKTAKALVSELKLMSREVEDNELADVAAVSAGNDHAVGNMIADALHQVGKKGVVTIEKGKSTENSLQIVEGMQFDRGYLSPYFVTDRQKMTVEFHNCKLLLVDKKITDPKEMFKILDSAVKEKYPIVIVAEGIEQEALAPVIRNKLRGVLMAAAIKAPAFGERKSLYLDDIAILTGGTVIRDEMGLTLEKAGKEVLGSATKVLITKDSTLLVTDGSTCEAVEKRVSQIQGLVENTEENFQKKILNERIARLSGGIAILQVGAQSQVELKDKQLRIEDALNATKSAIEEGVVVGGGCCLLRLSTKVDGIKQLLDNEEQKIGAEIFRRALYYPARLIAKNAGVNGSVVIEKILSNDNINYGYNAARDCYEDLMKAGIIDPSKVVRCCLEHATSVAKSFLTSSAVVVDIKELEPIPRRPPMPTSG, from the exons ATGGCATCTTCTGCAACCCATATCTCTGTTCTTTATTTCGCCAACCCAATACTGCCCAAAAGACCTTCCTCACCTTCCATGTTAAACCCAAAAGCCATGGCCAAAGAGCTTCACTTGAACCAAGATGGTTCAACCACAAAAAAGCTTCAG GCAGGGGTGGACATGGTGGCTGAACTTGTTGGGGTGACTTTGGGTCCAAAGGGGAGGAATGTGGTATTGCAGAACAAGTACGGACCTCCAAAAATTGTAAATGATGGTGAAACTGTTCTCAAAGAG aTTGAATTGGAGGACCCTTTGGAGAATGTTGGAGTTAAACTGGTGAGACAAGCTGGTGCCAGAACAAATGACCTTGCTGGTGATGGTTCCACTACATCAATCATTCTTGCTCAGGGTCTAATTGCTGAGGGTTTGAAG GTTATTGCTGCTGGTATGAATCCTGTCCAAATTGCTCGTGGGATTGAGAAGACTGCAAAGGCCCTTGTTTCTGAACTGAAATTAATGTCCAGAGAG GTTGAAGATAATGAGCTTGCAGATGTTGCTGCAGTTAGTGCGGGAAATGATCATGCGGTGGGAAACATGATAGCTGATGCTCTTCATCAAGTGGGAAAGAAGGGTGTAGTGAcaattgaaaaaggaaaaagtaccGAGAACAGTTTACAAATTGTAGAAGGAATGCAATTTGATCGTGGATATTTGTCTCCTTACTTTGTAACTGATCGACAAAAGATGACAGTGGAGTTCCACAATTGCAAG TTACTTTTGGTCGACAAAAAAATCACAGACCCAAAGGAGATGTTTAAAATATTGGACAGTGCAGTTAAAGAGAAGTATCCAATTGTGATAGTTGCAGAGGGCATTGAGCAGGAAGCTCTGGCTCCAGTAATTAGAAATAAGCTCAGGGGTGTGCTGATGGCGGCTGCTATTAAGGCTCCTGCCTTTGGTGAGCGCAAGAGCCTCTACTTAGATGACATCGCCATCTTGACTGGAG GTACTGTAATCAGAGATGAGATGGGTTTGACCCTTGAGAAGGCTGGCAAGGAGGTATTGGGCTCCGCTACCAAGGTTTTGATAACCAAGGATTCTACATTACTAGTCACAGATGGGAGCACTTGTGAAGCGGTTGAAAAGCGGGTTTCTCAAATCCAGGGGCTTGTTGAG AATActgaagaaaattttcaaaagaagataCTAAATGAAAGAATAGCTAGGTTATCAGGGGGAATTGCCATTCTTCAG GTAGGAGCACAATCACAAGTTGAGTTGAAGGATAAACAACTCAGGATTGAAGATGCTTTGAATGCAACCAAG TCAGCAATTGAGGAAGGTGTTGTAGTTGGTGGGGGATGTTGCCTTTTGAGGCTATCTACAAAGGTAGATGGCATCAAACAACTATTGGACAATGAAGAACAGAAG ATTGGAGCTGAGATCTTCCGAAGAGCTTTGTATTATCCTGCAAGACTGATTGCCAAAAATGCAGGTGTAAATGGCAGTGTGGTTATAGAAAAG ATTCTTTCTAATGATAATATTAACTATGGGTACAACGCTGCAAGAGACTGTTATGAGGATTTGATGAAGGCAGGAATTATAGATCCATCAAAG
- the LOC142626803 gene encoding chaperonin 60 subunit beta 4, chloroplastic-like isoform X3 yields MASSATHISVLYFANPILPKRPSSPSMLNPKAMAKELHLNQDGSTTKKLQAGVDMVAELVGVTLGPKGRNVVLQNKYGPPKIVNDGETVLKEIELEDPLENVGVKLVRQAGARTNDLAGDGSTTSIILAQGLIAEGLKVIAAGMNPVQIARGIEKTAKALVSELKLMSREVEDNELADVAAVSAGNDHAVGNMIADALHQVGKKGVVTIEKGKSTENSLQIVEGMQFDRGYLSPYFVTDRQKMTVEFHNCKLLLVDKKITDPKEMFKILDSAVKEKYPIVIVAEGIEQEALAPVIRNKLRGVLMAAAIKAPAFGERKSLYLDDIAILTGGTVIRDEMGLTLEKAGKEVLGSATKVLITKDSTLLVTDGSTCEAVEKRVSQIQGLVENTEENFQKKILNERIARLSGGIAILQVGAQSQVELKDKQLRIEDALNATKSAIEEGVVVGGGCCLLRLSTKVDGIKQLLDNEEQKIGAEIFRRALYYPARLIAKNAGVNGSVVIEKILSNDNINYGYNAARDCYEDLMKAGIIDPSKVVRCCLEHATSVAKSFLTSSAVVVDIKELEPIPRRPPMPTSGLSPMNF; encoded by the exons ATGGCATCTTCTGCAACCCATATCTCTGTTCTTTATTTCGCCAACCCAATACTGCCCAAAAGACCTTCCTCACCTTCCATGTTAAACCCAAAAGCCATGGCCAAAGAGCTTCACTTGAACCAAGATGGTTCAACCACAAAAAAGCTTCAG GCAGGGGTGGACATGGTGGCTGAACTTGTTGGGGTGACTTTGGGTCCAAAGGGGAGGAATGTGGTATTGCAGAACAAGTACGGACCTCCAAAAATTGTAAATGATGGTGAAACTGTTCTCAAAGAG aTTGAATTGGAGGACCCTTTGGAGAATGTTGGAGTTAAACTGGTGAGACAAGCTGGTGCCAGAACAAATGACCTTGCTGGTGATGGTTCCACTACATCAATCATTCTTGCTCAGGGTCTAATTGCTGAGGGTTTGAAG GTTATTGCTGCTGGTATGAATCCTGTCCAAATTGCTCGTGGGATTGAGAAGACTGCAAAGGCCCTTGTTTCTGAACTGAAATTAATGTCCAGAGAG GTTGAAGATAATGAGCTTGCAGATGTTGCTGCAGTTAGTGCGGGAAATGATCATGCGGTGGGAAACATGATAGCTGATGCTCTTCATCAAGTGGGAAAGAAGGGTGTAGTGAcaattgaaaaaggaaaaagtaccGAGAACAGTTTACAAATTGTAGAAGGAATGCAATTTGATCGTGGATATTTGTCTCCTTACTTTGTAACTGATCGACAAAAGATGACAGTGGAGTTCCACAATTGCAAG TTACTTTTGGTCGACAAAAAAATCACAGACCCAAAGGAGATGTTTAAAATATTGGACAGTGCAGTTAAAGAGAAGTATCCAATTGTGATAGTTGCAGAGGGCATTGAGCAGGAAGCTCTGGCTCCAGTAATTAGAAATAAGCTCAGGGGTGTGCTGATGGCGGCTGCTATTAAGGCTCCTGCCTTTGGTGAGCGCAAGAGCCTCTACTTAGATGACATCGCCATCTTGACTGGAG GTACTGTAATCAGAGATGAGATGGGTTTGACCCTTGAGAAGGCTGGCAAGGAGGTATTGGGCTCCGCTACCAAGGTTTTGATAACCAAGGATTCTACATTACTAGTCACAGATGGGAGCACTTGTGAAGCGGTTGAAAAGCGGGTTTCTCAAATCCAGGGGCTTGTTGAG AATActgaagaaaattttcaaaagaagataCTAAATGAAAGAATAGCTAGGTTATCAGGGGGAATTGCCATTCTTCAG GTAGGAGCACAATCACAAGTTGAGTTGAAGGATAAACAACTCAGGATTGAAGATGCTTTGAATGCAACCAAG TCAGCAATTGAGGAAGGTGTTGTAGTTGGTGGGGGATGTTGCCTTTTGAGGCTATCTACAAAGGTAGATGGCATCAAACAACTATTGGACAATGAAGAACAGAAG ATTGGAGCTGAGATCTTCCGAAGAGCTTTGTATTATCCTGCAAGACTGATTGCCAAAAATGCAGGTGTAAATGGCAGTGTGGTTATAGAAAAG ATTCTTTCTAATGATAATATTAACTATGGGTACAACGCTGCAAGAGACTGTTATGAGGATTTGATGAAGGCAGGAATTATAGATCCATCAAAG